From one Streptomyces sp. Q6 genomic stretch:
- a CDS encoding VOC family protein, whose protein sequence is MSTIQPVILTADQDALVGFYTKLLGAEQVFRVPEEGPAFYLGLRVGDTDLGLVTKADPGTGAAPRILLSISVDDVDETLGRVEALGGSVRSDPQDMPWGQRVAHISDPDGNPVNLTQPIPAR, encoded by the coding sequence ATGTCCACCATCCAGCCAGTGATCCTCACAGCCGACCAGGACGCTCTGGTCGGCTTCTACACGAAACTGCTCGGCGCCGAGCAGGTCTTCCGCGTGCCGGAGGAAGGCCCCGCCTTCTATCTCGGCCTGCGTGTCGGCGACACCGACCTCGGTCTGGTGACCAAAGCGGACCCGGGGACCGGTGCAGCGCCACGGATCCTGTTGAGCATCAGCGTCGACGACGTCGACGAGACACTCGGCCGGGTGGAGGCGCTGGGAGGTTCGGTCCGCAGCGACCCGCAGGACATGCCGTGGGGGCAGCGCGTCGCCCACATCAGTGACCCGGACGGCAACCCGGTCAACCTCACTCAGCCGATCCCGGCCCGGTAG
- a CDS encoding SRPBCC family protein, whose translation MAKRHRVIKVSPLVVWAVLADETRYAQWVVGTAESRPVDGPQWPRTGAALEYEVRLGPVRLRNETVVRYCEEGTVLELEAKAGALGTARICLALRPWGEHCLVTVDEHPLRGTAGTLHNVGVEVLIQIRHRAMLARLARVCASEQRSRARRAGTDAHA comes from the coding sequence ATGGCCAAGCGACACAGAGTCATCAAAGTCAGCCCGCTTGTGGTGTGGGCCGTCCTCGCCGACGAGACCCGGTACGCGCAGTGGGTGGTGGGGACCGCCGAATCGCGACCCGTGGACGGCCCTCAATGGCCGCGGACGGGCGCCGCGCTGGAGTACGAGGTGCGGCTGGGGCCCGTGAGACTCCGTAACGAGACCGTGGTGCGGTACTGCGAGGAAGGCACGGTGCTGGAGCTGGAGGCGAAGGCCGGCGCGCTGGGCACCGCCCGAATCTGCCTGGCGCTGCGGCCCTGGGGCGAGCACTGCCTGGTGACGGTCGATGAACATCCGCTCCGCGGTACCGCCGGAACCCTGCACAACGTGGGCGTCGAGGTGCTCATCCAGATTCGCCACCGCGCGATGCTCGCCAGGCTGGCGCGTGTATGCGCATCGGAGCAGCGGTCCCGCGCCCGCCGGGCGGGGACCGACGCCCACGCCTGA
- a CDS encoding spore-associated protein A: MIALGRIMAVATAGLGAICLAGGTATAAAPLTAPTEHGATVKAAAARAAYNGSCGAGYAVVNSADIGKIGTVYLTYSASTGENCVVTVRAVKGTAVHMVASLGLGTNTADVIDDGYYTSYAGPVFLDGRGMCVSWRGEINGEVAGKNWTNCEARIR; the protein is encoded by the coding sequence ATGATCGCTCTTGGACGGATCATGGCCGTGGCGACCGCGGGACTGGGCGCGATCTGCCTCGCCGGCGGTACCGCTACGGCCGCCGCACCGCTCACCGCGCCGACCGAGCACGGCGCGACCGTCAAGGCCGCAGCTGCACGTGCGGCCTACAACGGGTCCTGCGGTGCGGGATACGCCGTCGTCAACTCCGCCGACATCGGCAAAATCGGCACGGTGTACCTCACCTACAGCGCGTCCACCGGAGAGAACTGCGTCGTCACCGTGCGCGCGGTGAAAGGCACCGCCGTGCACATGGTCGCTTCCTTGGGGCTGGGCACCAACACCGCCGACGTCATCGACGACGGCTACTACACCAGCTACGCAGGACCCGTCTTCCTCGACGGACGCGGGATGTGCGTGAGCTGGCGCGGTGAGATCAACGGTGAGGTCGCGGGGAAGAACTGGACCAACTGCGAAGCGCGCATCCGCTAG
- a CDS encoding DUF6299 family protein, with amino-acid sequence MHVRSATGAVVGAALLLAAPAALAAEPLEFVTVDPVGSIAEDGTVTVSGTFRCVDSSGPVIVSSSVRQGDSAVRRGVGGTVALCDGAEHTWKNTDKLPAGSVVPGAAEVEATVMELRPRGLLPEPHFHATRQKDITMVTGR; translated from the coding sequence ATGCACGTACGCTCCGCCACCGGTGCCGTCGTCGGCGCGGCACTGCTGCTCGCCGCTCCGGCAGCGCTCGCTGCCGAACCGCTCGAGTTCGTCACGGTGGACCCCGTCGGCAGCATCGCGGAGGACGGCACCGTGACTGTGTCCGGCACCTTTCGCTGTGTCGACAGCAGCGGGCCCGTGATCGTGTCGAGCTCGGTGCGGCAGGGAGACAGCGCTGTGCGACGTGGGGTCGGCGGCACGGTCGCCCTGTGCGACGGCGCGGAGCACACATGGAAGAACACCGACAAGCTGCCGGCCGGCAGCGTCGTGCCGGGAGCGGCAGAGGTCGAGGCCACCGTGATGGAACTCCGGCCGCGCGGCCTCCTGCCCGAGCCGCACTTCCACGCGACGCGGCAGAAGGACATCACGATGGTGACCGGTCGCTGA
- a CDS encoding MarR family winged helix-turn-helix transcriptional regulator, producing the protein MTTSDTADLAVEVSGLLGVVRGRAHGRMLSGLVSTSQMRALLVLGRLEGGNQRALGEALGSSPPATSRLCDRLEAAGLLERRLSETSRREFQLFLSARGRVLLDEVRAAEVEEVRTMLDAMPTHALGQLAEGLAAFRDAAAAVVDGAGMAARRAESCADRTGGADQGHLRIARPA; encoded by the coding sequence ATGACTACCTCGGACACAGCAGATCTTGCTGTCGAAGTCTCAGGACTGCTCGGCGTCGTGCGGGGCCGGGCTCACGGCAGGATGCTCTCCGGCCTTGTCTCCACCTCGCAGATGCGTGCTCTGCTCGTCCTCGGGCGGCTCGAGGGCGGCAACCAGCGGGCGTTGGGCGAAGCGTTGGGATCGAGTCCGCCGGCCACCAGCCGACTGTGCGACCGTCTCGAAGCGGCCGGCCTTTTGGAGAGGCGCCTCAGCGAGACGAGCCGCCGCGAGTTCCAGCTCTTCTTGAGCGCGCGGGGGAGGGTACTGCTCGACGAGGTCCGTGCGGCGGAAGTGGAAGAAGTCCGTACGATGCTGGACGCGATGCCCACGCATGCGCTCGGGCAGCTCGCCGAAGGCCTGGCGGCGTTCCGTGACGCCGCGGCGGCCGTGGTCGACGGGGCGGGCATGGCCGCCCGGCGGGCGGAATCGTGCGCGGATCGCACCGGCGGGGCGGACCAGGGGCACCTGCGCATCGCGCGTCCCGCTTGA
- a CDS encoding PP2C family protein-serine/threonine phosphatase has protein sequence MGDGPRSASALNTGDPFVPPQRRSLLDPVPASGLWDGAPPDVLLIEDDAGDALLVEELVADTGAPMELRWARTLAEALSQLDTAVPHCVLLDLHLPDAQGLEALERVLQRAGEAAVVVLTGLAEEQAGLAAVAAGAQDYLIKGRLDPDLFVRAVRYAIQRKHTELAAAVLQEGRLRAEENARLERGLLPRPLLLDDSVVVHARYQPGRAQALLGGDFYDVVQTPDGTTHALVGDVSGHGPDAAALGVCMRVAWRSFVLAGAREQQLLELLEQILVAERSGPEIFATLSCLTRTAGQASVNVVRAGHPGLLVRSRERQVRMEVVPGGPMLGILPGVARWPSTQVPLSDDDVLMLFTDGLIEGRVGEGSERLGEDGLLRLAATHAHHPPDRFVDTVIGAAETLAAASGGLADDVAVLLLEWNNTP, from the coding sequence ATGGGGGACGGCCCCAGATCCGCGAGCGCCCTGAACACCGGCGACCCTTTCGTGCCACCTCAACGGCGTTCACTCCTCGACCCGGTCCCTGCGTCCGGCCTGTGGGACGGGGCGCCGCCCGACGTACTGCTGATCGAGGACGACGCCGGTGACGCGCTGCTCGTGGAGGAACTGGTCGCCGACACCGGCGCGCCCATGGAACTGCGCTGGGCGCGCACGCTCGCCGAGGCGCTGTCCCAGCTCGACACCGCCGTGCCGCACTGCGTGCTGCTCGATCTGCATCTTCCCGACGCCCAGGGACTCGAAGCCCTGGAGCGGGTGTTGCAGCGGGCGGGCGAGGCCGCCGTCGTGGTGCTGACGGGACTCGCCGAAGAACAGGCCGGACTGGCCGCGGTGGCGGCCGGTGCCCAGGACTACCTCATCAAGGGGCGCCTGGACCCGGACCTGTTCGTGCGCGCCGTCCGGTACGCGATCCAGCGCAAGCACACGGAGCTGGCCGCGGCCGTGCTGCAAGAGGGCAGGCTGCGAGCCGAGGAGAACGCTCGCCTGGAACGTGGCCTGTTGCCCCGGCCGCTCCTGCTCGACGACAGCGTGGTGGTGCACGCCCGGTACCAGCCGGGGCGCGCGCAGGCGCTGCTCGGCGGCGACTTCTACGACGTCGTCCAGACACCGGACGGCACCACGCACGCCCTGGTGGGCGACGTCTCCGGACACGGGCCCGACGCCGCGGCTCTGGGCGTCTGCATGCGCGTGGCCTGGCGTTCGTTCGTGCTCGCCGGAGCCAGGGAGCAGCAACTCCTGGAACTGCTCGAGCAGATCCTGGTCGCCGAACGCTCGGGTCCGGAGATTTTCGCCACCCTCAGCTGTCTGACCCGGACCGCGGGCCAGGCGAGCGTGAACGTCGTGCGCGCCGGCCACCCGGGTCTGCTCGTGCGCTCGCGCGAGCGCCAGGTGCGCATGGAAGTCGTGCCGGGCGGTCCGATGCTGGGGATTCTGCCCGGGGTGGCCCGATGGCCCTCGACCCAGGTGCCGCTGAGCGACGACGACGTGCTCATGCTGTTCACGGACGGTCTGATCGAAGGCCGCGTGGGGGAGGGGTCGGAGCGCCTGGGGGAGGACGGCCTCCTGCGGCTCGCCGCGACACACGCCCACCATCCACCGGACCGCTTCGTGGACACTGTGATCGGTGCCGCCGAAACCCTCGCCGCCGCAAGCGGCGGACTGGCCGACGACGTCGCCGTCCTGCTTCTCGAATGGAACAACACCCCATGA